The genomic stretch TTGTCAATACTAGCTCAGTTGATACCTGTGCTTTTTGGGGAGAATTGTTTAGCACGGTTGCTTACAGCAGAAAAGCAGCTGGTGCAGTAATCGATGGCTTTGTGCGTGACGTCAGAAAGATCCGCGATCTGGGTCTTCCAGTTTATGCACGAGGAATGAACGTTCGCAATTCAAAGAATCGGCAGACTGTGTTGCAATATGATCAACCGATTACGTGTGGTGGTGTTACGGTAAAAAACGGAGACTATATTTTTGGCGAAACCGATGGCTGTTTGGTAATACCAGCCAAGGAGGCAGAGGAAGTCCTGAATCGCGCGCTTGATATCGCAGACAAAGAGGATGCTATGCGGTCAGCGATATTG from Verrucomicrobiota bacterium encodes the following:
- a CDS encoding RraA family protein produces the protein MPIDFTAVRERLYVAVISDILDELGLTNQVMDRGIRPIPQERVLFGRARTMLSVPVDSPMEKPFDVQIDAVDSLKPEEVVVVNTSSVDTCAFWGELFSTVAYSRKAAGAVIDGFVRDVRKIRDLGLPVYARGMNVRNSKNRQTVLQYDQPITCGGVTVKNGDYIFGETDGCLVIPAKEAEEVLNRALDIADKEDAMRSAILRGSTLREAYDRYQVI